In Carya illinoinensis cultivar Pawnee chromosome 9, C.illinoinensisPawnee_v1, whole genome shotgun sequence, the following are encoded in one genomic region:
- the LOC122276019 gene encoding U-box domain-containing protein 35-like: MSVSLSDATGYMPAYDEAGAAAGYHNQFKPYSSTSVCEIEESTSEIFEIDHGVPPMGSIKEEFEGSVFSLDVQNWEDCVYVAVGKSESSMEALTWTLKHAVNPSTVVYLIHVFPEVQYIPSPLGKLPKNQVSAEQVESYMAQERGKRRELLQKYLDACSTFGVKFDTILIESDMVAKAILELIPVLNIRKLVVGTTKSSLRKLRSRRGSGIADQMLQNARVSCEVKIICEGKGVIEQMTETPSPRDNIDDNTPKQPPQEQDQRNDSFSCMCFKPMFK; encoded by the exons ATGTCGGTGTCATTGTCGGATGCGACCGGATACATGCCGGCTTACGATGAAGCTGGTGCTGCAGCTGGGTACCATAACCAGTTCAAGCCATATAGCAGTACTAGCGTGTGCGAGATCGAGGAAAGTACGAGCGAAATCTTCGAGATCGACCATGGAGTGCCGCCGATGGGATCCATCAAAGAAGAGTTTGAAGGGAGTGTGTTTTCGTTGGATGTTCAGAACTGGGAAGACTGCGTGTACGTGGCCGTGGGGAAGAGCGAGTCCAGCATGGAAGCGCTTACTTGGACTTTGAAGCACGCTGTTAATCCCTCCACTGTCGTCTATCTCATCCATGTCTTCCCGGAGGTTCAGTACATACCTAGCCCAT TAGGAAAGCTTCCAAAGAATCAAGTGAGTGCAGAGCAAGTGGAGAGCTACATGGCCCAGGAAAGAGGCAAGAGGAGAGAACTCCTCCAAAAGTATCTTGATGCCTGCTCCACTTTCGGG GTTAAGTTCGATACCATTCTTATCGAAAGTGATATGGTTGCAAAGGCGATCCTAGAACTCATTCCTGTTCTCAATATTAGAAAGCTGGTTGTTGGAACCACTAAATCCAGTCTAAG GAAATTGAGGTCTAGGAGAGGAAGTGGGATAGCTGATCAAATGCTGCAGAATGCACGGGTAAGTTGTGAGGTTAAGATCATATGTGAAGGAAAAGGAGTGATTGAACAGATGACCGAGACCCCTTCTCCACGTGACAATATTGATGATAATACTCCCAAGCAGCCTCCACAAGAGCAAGATCAACGCAATGACTCGTTTTCCTGCATGTGCTTCAAACCCATGTTCAAGTAA